Within the Nicotiana tabacum cultivar K326 chromosome 11, ASM71507v2, whole genome shotgun sequence genome, the region aaaagaatttagttgtgttaaaggaaatatattgatttaatcgttttaatccgtcatgtttgttgtgttaaaatagattcattcatgttcatactttgtttggatgatcttgaatccgaaatttgtatagtttgatttcttgtttatcatttatgattatttcttgaatttgtctcataatcttgttgtttaagtttgatataggaattgttggttgtaatgttgttatggttgattttaagctcaatattattgaatttaatctaaatgtacttgtttgattgttgttgttgtttaaatccgaaaataggtttgttgctaaaatattgttcaatcaaattttagttgttctttgttgttcaatttgtgttcatgtgatttgttgttgaaatgttgttaaaatcgtgttcatgtgatattgttgttatgatgttcatccgtgttcatattgttgtttgaacattgttagaaattgatcatattgtctatattttggttaagtttgattaattgatgtgttatagctgatgggtagtttggtaaatttgtagtatgttcaggggtagtttggtaatttcagtaaggtcggagggggtagtttaggaattgtacattttgtaattgtttatttgaagcatgtgggacaaaatgaaatggggtgggttgtgatatggttatttaatataaaagggggataagatttaatttaaagggggaatcttgcattattttatgttaggcatggggaacaaaataaaatggggtggtgtgatatgtttatttaatgtaatggggatgattgggaagataatgggttgggtagagaaaaagtatggattttaattaattgaaaggtttatgggatgagttataagaagaagtcttgaacacaagacaagagaACAGAGGACAAGAGAGAAAAACGAGATAGAAAAAACacatacagatagagagaaaaaacggacagagaatagaagagagaaaaattccgaaaaatatttaagctttcaaaaaaataaaaataaaaagctaaaaaatctactgctttctttctttgtttgaaattagtattaatggttgttgtttcatttaaagcttaaagcttttgtttttgggattactactccaccggtctgttactgggttgttactgttgctgggcagttgttgctattgtactgttattactgctgctgattctcatcatcattttcttttgcttccaatatcaggtacatatctgtaaattcatgtcatgaaaagcttcaacatggcaagtaaatgaagtttgaaattataaggatgtcttctactcatttaaattttattagtttaagtttcaattttgttttaattggttagtatagtattatacttgacatgataaactgttaactaattaaccttctggagtagtaaattccacgataatcttatatgttttgaggactagtgatgacatttactgtttgaattgatagggaacattgcagaaaattggccattaattaaatcttgtgatattgttagctaagtaaagaatagtacggaaatacccagaaattacattactagcttattttgtcaaatatccaattttgtttaaggctagatgatgtcgtcttattaaatcaattggtagattaattctctttcttaataacaaatggcgtagttaaatcaactcatttcttttaatgtatgaaataatgtcgatgattttttttttttacaaaatatagagttagtgtttgcaaatattcgcataggcagagaataagaattggtttatttatctcaaactcaatcttcgtaatcaaaaaatcaactaaataattataactttggactaaaacaaatacatgagAAGGACATGGGATTTATAAACAAAtcgtggcattttatgtaaaagatatatagaagaagagttcgccttaaatgaaacaatgaagattctgcggaaactattaatttgtttatcattttaagttctttcccaattttatacaccattcgatttatggacatccaaatgttgtatccacaaaaaatgttagttttagatacatattgactgttttcttcttcacgccattaattctttaaaatttgagatatatgattcatatgtgtaAAATAAGGCTCGCGGTCAACACGTAATAAAAATTTGTAGAGaaccttatcaagaatatttttgtgattagggatacgttcgcgtaacctgattatatttctaaaagcaattcggattatgcgttcgcgcaacttcgatcgaatatttattaaaagggattcctcggagaatatccttattaatttcataaaaacccgagatgtgaggttcactacttaattatacaaaaagggcgaatgttttttttaatttaagcacaatttcgaaaatatttgttttaataaatatattatctatattattgtgtacacgtgcgcgtgacacaactccgcatgtttttttaaaaatataatttataacacgaatatacgtacgcgtgattcgattcaaagaagggtctttaaatataaatagaagcggtaacaataaaatcatgcaataaaaatgtattttacaaatcaaaataatcaagccgaatataacagttgagcgaccgtgctagaaccacggaactcgggaatgcctaacaccttctcccgggttaacagaattccttatccggatttctggtgtgcagactgttaaatagacagagtcatattctcctcgattcagggattaaaaccggtgacttgggaagccttaaaattcccaggtggcgactctgaaacaaacaaacaaatcccgtttcgactgtcctttaattggagaaaactcccttgcaccctcgcgggggcggaaaaaggaggtgcgacaatactgtattcattatttgtattataacagagttagagaattacattcattcatcagtaggttataagtcgatgaatcaattataacagattaattgatataagtcgagacgttttgttttaaatattcaagatgcatctgagtaggttataagtcgatgaatcaatttacacacagatatatttgatgaaaaattatatatactaattaggatcttgacAAGTCaatcaatccctaaaagaacccgaggTATAGTTTAGGTAAGCCACTTAGAGAAATGGCAGATAATTGCTATATGGACTGAAGATAACTCTTCTTCAGTTCCAAATTAGGCTCATTTTCCCAGTATTCATGACTCGCTTTATTCTCCCTATCAAACTAACCATCTGCACAAATTACTTAGCAAACTCAATCTTTGCCCTGAATTCATTGCAGTCGTATACTtcctccggttcacaataagtaaTTTTTTAGCTGTTTTTATACAGATTAagaaaaaaaagccaaaaaatcacttattgtggactgGAGGGAatacttttttttgttttaggTTTTGTGGCACTCTTTCCTTTTAGGATATTCTaaaaagaataatttcttttcataattcaaaataatttaaatgTAAATATTCTATTTACCCTTTAATGATATGATTTTAAAACCGCATAAATTAATGTCTTGCATGGCATGTTTTTACACCACAATTTCGAATCCAGTACAAGGCATTGAAAAAGTTGTCATTTTGACAAACTTCAttcaaattaattttattttttccacaATTAATGTTCTATAAAACTCTTTGAGTAGAAAGAAATGTCATGTTTTGTAGACTTCGAATGACAGATTGTAGCAAAGTTCAAGAGCATTTATTTTCTTATGAAGTCAGGCATTAAAACCAAACATAAAAATAATCCCTTTCTTGTGTTCAAGGAAAACACCAAATTCGTTTCTTGTGATCAAGGCAAACACAAATCCCTTTCTTCTTTGGAGATTCATCAAGAGTGTATGTATATAGTGTTTCAACCGAAGAAAGCAAATTAAGGAGTCACAAGATCCCCCAAATTAATCAAAAGGAATGGCTGATGCAGTAAAAAACGAAATTATGTCGGCAGCACAAATACATCTAGTTGTGGCCACTCTACTAATTACAGTCACGTTTGCAGCTGGTTTCACATTGCCAGGAGGTTTTGACAGCGATCCAAATAGCCCTAATAAAGGGATGGCGATTCTAATAAGGAAAACAGCATTTCGTGCATTTGTTGTTTCTGATGTCATCGCCTTTATGTGCTCTGCTGGTGCTGTATTCACCTACTTCGCCATGGCAGATTATAATAGAGTAACTGTACAGGATAGTGTTCTAGAAAAACTCTATGATGTCGCAGGTTTATTACAACATCTGGCATTGATATCAGTTGTAATTGCATTTGTAACAGGTATGTATGCTACTTTAGCACATTCACTTGGTCTCGCCATTACTGTCGTAGTCATTGGTTGCATCTCTTTCTTTGTGTACTTGTGGGTATTTTTTAAAATAGCACTTTCATGATTCTATCAACATTATGTAAGAGAATTAAGGAACGGAGGAAGAACATGAGTAGAGTGATGTCAATATTGTTACTTGTTCTTGCATGGTTTGCTCAAGTACAAGATTACAAGAGTGTTTATAAGTTTATACCCAACCTATGgtacttttgaaattatgaatTTAGAATATTTTGTTAAAATATATTAGTGACTTTTTTCTCTCACTCACACACACCTATATATATCCACATCTCATAGCTAATATTACATCTGCTGAATAAAAAGTAGTACTTGAAACAGCATCTTATGAACAATTTGCGTGAGCCACTTAGGAAAATGGCACATAAATGCTATATATTGACTGAAGATTATTTTTTTCAGCTCATTATCTCGGTTTTCATACTAACGTTTTATCTCACTATCAAACTAACCATCTGCACAAATtgcaacctgtcacgacccaaaatctcacctgttgtgatggcgcctatcgtggtactaggcaagcctcaactcaacatTTCAACACAgaagaacttttaaataaaggtggaagcagttaatattaaataaaaccttttagaacaaaatataactccaaaagtgctaaacaatccatccccaaaatccggtgtcactgagtgcatgagcatctaaatgataacaacattcgactgataaaacactgtttgaaatatagaacagtacaatatgaaaggaaaggagagtcaaggtcagcgaacgccatgcagctacctcaatagtctcatgagtctgactcctcaatcaACAACCACCGTGACCAGAAGTGTctagatctgtacacgaggtacaagggtaacgtgagtacaccaactcagtaagtaacagaaataaataaggaactgagaagtagtgacgagctatgcaaatacagttatctcaataattttcaaataagagtagtcatactttcaatttaacagtttaagtctCATCAGTGCGTACTCAAATAAACTAGATATCAAATATTCCAGAAATATGTACGATAGGGACAAATATCAACTAAGTGTAGCCATTAACTAAAAACAAATATGGCCTCTCaaagcaacagtcactcagctaATCTCAACAGCttaatcactcggctctcagccctcaataatcatactcaataggtgtaagcacgtgatttttgacccttcccgggaatttttacattcttagcttaaatatttaatttaggactgtatagctattttaactatttttactttatttcgttgcaaaaagagaaaaatttcaaaaaatatatatataaattttagtttatgtatctctcataaacttgaaaaatacaaaaattgcactttatttttgtactttatataatttcgaaaattgcaaaaaataaataaaatatagttctattaaggttttttttttagtcattttaactttgaaaaatacaaaaatatcacCTCATAttctatcttaatatttaaaacgaaaattacaaaaatagtttcattaatatttggtagctattttaaatcttgaaaaaatatttaaaaagatatagttttgtagctattttaaatcttgaaaaaatatttaaaaagatatagttttgttcaAATACTATTtatatttttggtagttattttgcttacataggactagttaagcaacgtgttcctatttctcgggtccgggcaaaagaataatattcgggttcaaactacccggttttagccctaattttcggacctagcccacaataaaccgtgtccaggacacgtggggaaccccaccacgcgtgggggacatatgccttgaaccccaccacgcgtggggctcatttttcttggcaaaacattacaaaacacggacaaaggCAAAGGCATGGAGGGGACTTTGAAAAATTTTGGGAGACACtactgttcacgcttcttcttcaagaagaagaagaagcaaaaaccctCGCCGGAACATCACCAAACGCCGGCACCCCCACTATCGAAAACCACCAGCCTCCCGTCCAAAACCACCCCAAAACCACTCCGTCACGACCCCTCCAGCAGCACCAAACAAGACCCTTCCACTGTTCGagcttcttcttcctaaagaagaagaagagaaaacccTACTCACTTGAACGACCACCCCTTCTTCCTCCCACCTTCACCACCGAGCAACCAGCCCCCCTCGTCGTCATTTCCAGACGACAACCAAACAATCCGTCACCTCCACGTCCAAACACCATCGCCCAAACACCACATCCATCAACACCCCGAAACCACCACCGGACAGTCCCGACTGTAGCGGCTTCCCCATTTTCAGTCCGacgagcagctgttgctgcgtgcCCAGCAGCTGCGGCTGTGTTTCTGAGCAGCTGTTCATTGCGCGTCTTAACCTTCCCATCATGACCCATCTCCGACCTGCCGCATCGTCCAACCAGCTCCCCCCGTTGTCGTTGTCCTTCACCAAACAGACCATCGACCATCTTAGCCCAGTTCCCTCCGTCTCGTCACCTTGGTTGTTCCCCGTCGATAGCCCAGGTCCCTCCGCAGCAACCAAACAATCCTTGGTTGTTGAAAGTAGTGGGTCCGAGATTTCTATTTCTATCAAGGTCGTCTTTGGTtcatcgaggtccggtacgtcgaggtgttcGTCCGAGGTTTCATCATTGTTCCTCGACAAGTGAGGTCCGGTTCGAGTCCCGTAGGAGGCACTGTTGTCattctaggattgtcgaggttcgaaggttggtgttcttcgtcctttgtttcatttcattcgtttcgcatattatggttcaaggcgaatgagaatattcgatatatatgaatgtcaacaatgcaatttttgttgttatattaaaaatgtttattctatgtttagttactgcatgcttaaagtaaatgtgagcatatgaacgaggttattctattttttcatttttaccctggatattattacctgttagaatcgttgtttttttgtttaacctcggatgatttcattggtagaaaatcgtagttgcTTTAAGTTTAccctcaaataaataaataaaaaaaaacgagactagcttcgccaaataaaaatgtacggATTGCgaagccctcacaaaatatatgtcttaaatacttagattccgggacgggccgtttagcaaatttcacggccctaccccaaaataataatgcgctagttgctttaggcgcgcctttaataatgttatctccctaaactcgggtgcacatttatgtgacccaaatccaaatctcaacgaaatcgaaatgtgtctctaatcacgggtacattgactgtgacgtggtatgagatgcatttccatgacgttgcaaattccttttaaaaaataagaatgagatgagcctcgccgaataaaaaacacaaattgcggggccctcagtaaatacttgtttaaaatcacttagaattcaggagggtcgtttagcgaatttcacggcctccgcaaaaataataacgcgatagtctctttaggcgcgtgtttaataatttactttcttaagctcgggtgtgcatttcatgcgacccaaatccaaatctcaaaacatcaaataaaatgcgttccggattgtgggtgcatttcatgtgacgcagtccaaagacgtgttttaagcgatgttcacattcttgtaaaaacaataataataaagcggttaaaagttaaaattttcacataagttcatacttgtataaaatcagataatcaagccgaatataacaattgagcgaccgtgctagaactacggaactcgggaatgcctaacaccttctcccgggttaacagaattccttatccggatttctggtacgcagactataatatagagtcattattttcctcgattcgggattaaaattggtgacttgggacaccctaaatctcccaagtggcgactctgaaataaataagcaaatcccgtttcgattgtcctttaattggaaaaaactccccctgcgccctctcgggtgcggaaaaaggaggtgtgacagctctggcgactctgctggggaccgaacccagaaccactggttcagggttcaagaattcgagcttaaaataattgttatagttggctttatttattatctaatttttacatgatatatgcctaatgtgctaaatgatgcttttatcgctttaatattatttgaattgtgaatatatacaactgttacgaaacccccttctttctgagtcttctgaatttatggtgtacacgtgcgcgtgacccacctttctgttaaagtcataccaaataagacggagttgggacaagtaactaggccgggcagactttcgtgctcccggtacgttgcccctgcttcggctcaaactgtccgtttgggtaggccaggtctagaacaaatacccaggttatgaacttagtataacaaagccacataccggatccctagtaggaacgtttatttgcatcatgtgcatttgacttaggggactcaacacaggggttgggtccgtctaggacaagcaacctgaaaataatagaccatcttatggcatcctatgtgctacatgttatattcagtcaagggcgaatgggtcatttggtcatttccagcatgatgttattttaatcaaagcatggggaacatttgtggaatccaagaagccttggaattccctatgtcccccacgcttgcttttgggaaagcacatggggaacatttgtggaatccaagaagtcttggaattcccatatgtcccccacgcttcatatgttgggaaaagcgcatggggagcatttgcggaatccaataagtcttggaaatcattatgtctcccatgccacatttttgaaagaaataataaatataaaaaataaaattacaaataaaacaaagcatgaaaattcaaaaagattttgtatgttttcattattttccacagattaaaaaaaaagtcgtgaaaaagaggagaaaaaatgacagtgtagagatataactacttatttttagagaaaaatcaatgtccaagtagtgttgaaactctgccgaaattttgagaaaaaaaaaatgccttattagtttgttttattaaaacaaaggaaaagcagaaaaaatcaaaataatccaaaagagtcttgtttttaaaatcaaagagtcttgtttttaaaatagtttttatttattttgtttatgaaaatgacaaaattaaaataatccaaaaaacttctttagaaagtctttctaattgtttttttttaaaaaaaataataataacataatatataaaaatataataaaaaaaaaatccgaaaatattttgattcttctttcaaaattgaaaagcaaattcaaaattcaaaaacaaaacattttgagaagcatgtcttttattaaaggtaaaattccaaaaaatattttttttttcttttctttagaataaaagaaaaaaaaacgaaaattcaaaaaaatatcttagaagtctttcttctaaaagaaaatcaatcaaaaatacttccttgcttcttttaaagtagATCCTtcgcaaattcaaaaaaaaaagttagttcatctacttattcttatttgcctacttattctcATTTGACCGAACTACACGgggattctcaccggatgtgagatacgtaggcaaccctcatcgggtccaaccctaccttctcaaaaaagaaggaatgttttatgtttttcgttaatttgtttgtttgttatgaatgaaaaataatagtctatttgattgttgtgaaagaagaataataataataataaaaaatagaaatggaaaagggtcttctcaaaaatagtttatttgcccgaactacgcgggtttgattctcaccggatgtgagatacgtaggcaaccctcatcgagtccaaccccccttttgctaaaaagccaaaaacaaataataatgaaaataaaaaatatgtcaagattttttttccataaataagtcgggtgatgtccaacttccccttttacaaaaaaatagcaaatatatatatgtcaaatttcataaagaagttgggtgacgctgttttatcaagacatagccgaatgttcccgaaagggacgccggaaggctgactttgcataaacagccacttttgggtcatttttaagacttggtccagttgacccccacagcctaaaaatcttcgtccccgagacgttgaaaggccgtgtttgcaatattgacttttctaatttgaaaacgataaaaagagttataaataagtcaggtgatgctgttttgtcataaatggccgaatgttcccgaaagggacgccggaaggctgactttgcataaacagccacctttgggtcattttaagatttggtccagttgacccacacagccttaaaaaatcttcgtccccgagacgctgaagggccgtgtttgcaacaccaggtttcgtgttaatttgaaaaaaaaccaagagtcggcggtcaggtgaataccgtccaaattttgtcataataagtcgagccaacttcggccgcatcttaaaccgttcttgccgaaatagccttagagtatctttcagttgtcgaaaggttattttcgtaaaagaatggacaagttggtaaagtgtcataaaataatcctccccggcctcaaaattcatgtgaaattcggaaggggccacatttgcaaaaataaccgtttggttgcatttgtcgaacagagaaagggagctagccttttgtttttgagtttgtaaagcttttgattaaaatatgtgggttgtttgatttttgagtttgtaggtcatattcaaacctttgaaacccagtttgttctaatatgaaaaggtttagtattgtttatctttcattggccgaactacgcaaggtctgattcatgcggggtcatgatacgtaggcaatctccataagattcgaccagaaatgaaaaaaaagaaatgaaaaaaagaaatgaaaaaagaaatgaaaaaaagaaatgaaaaaaaaaagaaatgaaaaaagaatgaaaaaaagaatgaaaaagaaaaagcgaaaaaaaagaaaaaaaaagaaaaaagatgttgtcaataatgaggaccgactgagtccattctaacctgtttgttttgcaaataagttaaggtggttggtttgtggtaagccggacaatgacacccggaatcctttacttgcacctcatgatgcacactctgcggggatcaggcctgatgatagaagcattcgagtcctagtgggaacttgttgactaagggtaatgatattgaagttggcaatggtcattgcagtactaatgcaaagctcagtggctacgatgccaagtttgataaaatgggaggacgctcccttccttggttaacaagaaagaagcagctggtggcttattttgttgtcatttctgttgtccggattattaaggttgtaatttgatttttgtcctgtgtcaaaccttcttacctttccattttgtcatagcagtttgtttaaattttgtccagtttgtggtaggattttattctggt harbors:
- the LOC142166040 gene encoding protein ACCELERATED CELL DEATH 6-like translates to MADAVKNEIMSAAQIHLVVATLLITVTFAAGFTLPGGFDSDPNSPNKGMAILIRKTAFRAFVVSDVIAFMCSAGAVFTYFAMADYNRVTVQDSVLEKLYDVAGLLQHLALISVVIAFVTGMYATLAHSLGLAITVVVIGCISFFVYLWVFFKIALS